One region of Oryza sativa Japonica Group chromosome 5, ASM3414082v1 genomic DNA includes:
- the LOC4337690 gene encoding trihelix transcription factor GT-3b: MDPFHHLNSSFSNPYHPLLASPPHHFAPDPLPPPPPPPPPPLLPADPPSLERERLPQWSHAETAAFLAIRADLDHSFLSTKRNKALWEAASARLHALGFARTPDQCKSKWKNLVTRFKGTEGAAAVAAAGTDQMQGGQGGGAAARGSSSSFPFHDELRRIFDARVERARALERKKVKGKDPDDDHDGGGDGDEDDEEEADQQVDEEDDGASGDTTRAGSKKRRRKAAAAARRTGSTGGVEGEVEAMLREFMRRQIEMEERWMEAAEAREAERRAREEEWRTAMVALGEERLALVRRWREREDAWRARAEEREERRHQLVAALLAKLGAGDASA; this comes from the coding sequence ATGGATCCCTTCCACCACCTCAACTCCTCCTTCTCCAACCCCTACCACCCACTCCTCGCCTCCCCGCCCCACCACTTCGCCCCCGACCCActccccccacctcctcctccgccgccgccgccgctgctccccgccGACCCGCCGTCGCTCGAGCGGGAGCGCCTCCCGCAGTGGTCCCACGCCGAgaccgccgccttcctcgccaTCCGCGCCGACCTCGACCACTCCTTCCTCTCCACCAAGCGCAACAAGGCGCTCTGGGAGGCCGCCTCGGCGCGCCTCCACGCCCTCGGCTTCGCCAGGACCCCCGATCAGTGCAAGTCCAAGTGGAAGAATCTCGTCACCCGGTTCAAGGGCaccgagggcgccgccgccgtcgccgccgcggggacGGATCAGATGCAGGGGGGGCAgggcggtggtgcggcggcgagggggtcgtcgtcgtcgttcccgTTCCATGATGAGTTGAGGAGGATTTTCGACGCCAGGGTTGAGAGGGCGCGCGCATTGGAGAGGAAGAAGGTTAAGGGGAAGGATCCTGATGATGACCAcgacggtggtggtgatggggatgaggatgatgaggaggaggcggatcagcaggtcgacgaggaggacgacggggcGTCCGGGGACACGACGAGGGCCGGGTCGAAGaagcggaggaggaaggcggcggcggcggcgaggaggacgggTTCGACGGGCGGGGTGGAGGGCGAGGTGGAGGCGATGCTGCGGGAGTTCATGCGGCGGCAGATTGAGATGGAGGAGCGgtggatggaggcggcggaggcgcgcgaGGCCGAGCGCCGCGCCCGCGAGGAGGAGTGGCGGACCGCCATGGTCGCGCTCGGCGAGGAGCGCCTCGCGCTCGTCCGACGCTGGCGCGAGCGCGAGGAcgcgtggcgcgcgcgcgccgaggaGCGCGAGGAGCGCCGCCACCAGCTCGTCGCCGCACTCCTCGCCAagctcggcgccggcgacgcgtccgcctga